In Oceanivirga salmonicida, the genomic window ATACTTAGGTAAATCCATATTAGCTTCATAAACTTTTTTCTTTAATTCTTCTAACATTATCTATTCTCCTCAATATTATCTAACATAGTTCTAAATGTTTTAACTGCAAACCTTAAATCTTCTTTAAAGTCTTTTGCTCCTACATACCATAATTCAGTTACATATCGTCTTACACCATTATCCCATAGAACTTCTAAACATTCTTTAAAATTAACATGACCTGTTAAAAATGGTATTTCTCTATAATGACCAGGTATACTTTCTTTTATATGTGCTGCTACTAATTTACCTTTACCAGTTTTTATATCATCTAATACATCTTTTTTATATATCAAAGAAGCATTTTTAATATTCCCTAAATCTGGGTATATCATTAAAAATGGCGAATTAATATAGTCTACAACTTCTTTGGCTTTTTCAACTGTGTCCATAAAATCTGTTTCCATAGTTTCAAATGCAAGTGTTACTCCATATTTAGCGGCTATTTCTACACCTTTTTTAAGATTTTCTAAAAACATTTTTTTAGTTTCAATGTCTCCTTTACCTTCATAATATATATCATAACCTGCTAGTTGTATTATTCTAATTCCCAAATCATTAGCAAGTATTATAGCCTTTTCCAAAACTACCATACTTTCTTTTCTAACACTTTCATCTCTTGAACCCATAGGAAATTTTCTTTGACCAG contains:
- a CDS encoding L-ribulose-5-phosphate 3-epimerase, which gives rise to MKKYVLGVYEKAMPNSLSLEEKLMAAKEVGYDFIELSVDETPEKLSRLDWTKKQRDELVSTMKKVGLDFRSMALSGQRKFPMGSRDESVRKESMVVLEKAIILANDLGIRIIQLAGYDIYYEGKGDIETKKMFLENLKKGVEIAAKYGVTLAFETMETDFMDTVEKAKEVVDYINSPFLMIYPDLGNIKNASLIYKKDVLDDIKTGKGKLVAAHIKESIPGHYREIPFLTGHVNFKECLEVLWDNGVRRYVTELWYVGAKDFKEDLRFAVKTFRTMLDNIEENR